Genomic segment of Leishmania panamensis strain MHOM/PA/94/PSC-1 chromosome 20 sequence:
TTGGGGTGGTCCACCAGATCGGCGCGGGTGGGTGTGATGGACCCCAACTCCGAGTGTGGGCGTGGCGGGAAGCTAGGGGCGATGCTGTCCTTGGTACGTGCCCTAACCACCTACATGTAGCTGACCCCCATCGCGAAGCGAATTTTTTATATCCAACTCGAGCGAGTCTTTTGTGCTCGGCTGGGCACGCGTTGCGGTGGCACCCGCAATAGCGAGCGGAGTTCAATGTGCAAAAAGAACCACAGCCGAGTGTGCGCCTTTCACGCGCGACCTGTCGCTGAGTCGCTCACGGGGGAAGattgtgtgggtgtgcgtgcgaggGACACtggcaaagagggagagtaGAAGGGAAAGTCGCACCTTCCCAAGTAGAGGAGGTGACGGGCACAAGCAGTGGAGACGAATGACAGTGTCGGGGAGGAATGGATTGGATTGATACTTTTGAGGCCCAGCTGTTGCACTCAAAGGCAAAAGGGGAACAGTCGTTCGATGCGGATGGAGTGAGAGGCCGATGTGTCTAATtggaggaaggggtgaaTTGGAGTGAAGGCCGTAAAGGCGAAGGGAAAACAGAcagtcagagagagggagagagcgcgtgAATGCTCTGAGgcaaaggcaaagagaggcCCTTGTCGCGTATGCAAGTGAGGGAAGGACGAGCAGAAGCACAGCGTAATACGCAGCAACACAAGACAATACCAAAGGTGCAGAGAaacagcgacacacacacacacacaccgagaaCACCCAATTCCAGCGAAAGGAGAAGTGTCTaaagaaggtgaaggagagaggaaggaagagcgTGCGTAGAGTCGGCGTAAAGTAATGCAGCACGTGTGAGTCGGTAGGAGAGAAGCCCTGTGTCGTGTGGGGTACACACGTTTCTTCTAGATACACAGCAGTTGCTCTTCGACTGATGCAGGGCGATGATATGGCCATCAAATCCTAGGCACTTGATGCGCGTCTGTTCCGAGTATGCATCTGGGTATCTGTGACTAACTCGAACCGCCATCACCACGGCAAAACAGGTAGAGCGCGCAGCAATCGAGTTACCTCCCTTTTATCGCCGCCGTGATGGAGTACCACACTGGACATACGAACTCACACGAACGCACATCCCCCAAGCGGACAACATTTGTCTTTCGTCGAAGAAGAGTGAGCGAATTATGTGAAGATAAGAGGCGCACCAAACACCCGCCAAAGCGAGCACTGGAGTGCGTGTAGAGCCAAACGACATTCCTTCTTGTTCGCGAATTCGATGTTGAAGGCCCTCAGATCGGTGCGGTACTCCATATGTGTCACGTCAAACAAACCGCTGAACAGGCTCTTCACTAGCGGTGTCGACACCATTACATTCGGGCCAAGAAGCAACTTTGCAGCGATGCGGTGTGGGTCATGCGGGGCCAGCTTCGCGATGAGACAGAGCTGCCACCGTCGCGAAGCCTCTTCCAGCGTATTCCACCATGCCTCATCACAGCCACCAAGCTCGTTCTGTGGGTTTGTTGTTCCTCCCTTGAGCGTACCAGTCGCTAGCGCAGTCACCCGTGTCCCTACCACGCTTTCCCCTCCTACAGGTAAGAGGTTGCCTCCACTCGCCGTCTCCGGTGCCTGTGTCTCTCGCCGATAAGCTGCGATGACGTCCGCCACAGACAAACCATCTGCCCAGCGAAGAAACAGGCCGGCTGCTTCGGCGGTTGTGAACTGCACGCTAACGATCACGCGAGCTGTGGAGGTGGACAGGGCGCCGGCAGATGTGCTGCTATCTCGCGTATCGAGGTGCTCCACGGCACCAAAGCGATGCGCGTAGTGGTACAGAAGGTCATCCAGCGCCCAGTGTAGAAACGACAACGCGTCGATGCCATCGTCGGCATGTGCAGCCTTGGCAGCACTGTCAGCGTTCCGACTACTTCGACTGTGGGAAATATACGATGACGCGTAGGAGGAGTAAGAGGACGAGTACGAGTACGAAGACGATGATACGGATGTCTCACGGGAGTGCGgggtcggcagcggcggcggtggactTGAAGAACACGCGGAGCCCGCGGTCccggtggagagaggagaatgCGTCTGCGACCCGACAACCTTGTTGTCTTCGCGCGAAGACGAAAtaggagaaaaagaaggatCCTCCACCTGCACGGGGAGGTGGTcgggagcagcaggcgcagtggtggcgctgttggTGGCTTCAGTCGGTGGTACCGACGACGACAGGAAGGCAGGGTTGGATAGTGTGAGAAGCACTCGACGGTACCCCGCAGCTGACGATGGCTCCTCCAGTTGCTTCGCCAATCCCTCCAGCTCATCCGCGCAGCATGTGGAGTATGCTTCCCAATAGGCGTTCCACCTTTCTAGCTGCACCATTACAGGCGGAGCCAGAAAGGCGGGAAGGAGAACTGCTGACTGAACTAGCGCACCCTTTACCCTCGGAAGCAAGACTGTCCTCGATGTGCTGCCGCTATTGACACTGCGGAGAACTTTCCATGGATGGGGTTGTATGTAACCTGCTACGACAGCCGCCTTGACCTGAGtcgcctccgtctctcttgcGTTCCCCTCGCCAGGCTCCTCTGTTGGCATGGAGCAGCGTGGGCGTgacgaggatggcggcgccggAGGTCGTTGAAAGGGTAAGTGaaagcagccgcggcgccactgagcagcagcaaagcgctgctgcactgcgctCCATCCCGATATAGCTACCTC
This window contains:
- a CDS encoding hypothetical protein (TriTrypDB/GeneDB-style sysID: LpmP.20.1140) gives rise to the protein MVQLERWNAYWEAYSTCCADELEGLAKQLEEPSSAAGYRRVLLTLSNPAFLSSSVPPTEATNSATTAPAAPDHLPVQVEDPSFSPISSSREDNKVVGSQTHSPLSTGTAGSACSSSPPPPLPTPHSRETSVSSSSYSYSSSYSSYASSYISHSRSSRNADSAAKAAHADDGIDALSFLHWALDDLLYHYAHRFGAVEHLDTRDSSTSAGALSTSTARVIVSVQFTTAEAAGLFLRWADGLSVADVIAAYRRETQAPETASGGNLLPVGGESVVGTRVTALATGTLKGGTTNPQNELGGCDEAWWNTLEEASRRWQLCLIAKLAPHDPHRIAAKLLLGPNVMVSTPLVKSLFSGLFDVTHMEYRTDLRAFNIEFANKKECRLALHALQCSLWRVFGAPLIFT